The following are encoded together in the Desulfomicrobium apsheronum genome:
- a CDS encoding acyltransferase family protein, translating to MHLRSFEYFRAVAIVLIVIGHCYGIAGWVIDSFGERVVANMISGGTSLFVFISGFLFHHVFYPKFVYRKFLEKKFKNVYVPYLILSVLPIIWALVIKAPFPDFYFGPEPTFYDQIVRPTLLYYWYGGVMVYWYIPFIMAMFIISPLFIWFIRIDLRKKIYIISILSLISIFMHRPVNNWSIVQSVVYFSPVYMFGILCSMERDFIYEKFKGKDFNLLGCAIFLAVVQAVFFDACGNLQKKPFEFNWIDIAFVQKQILCVYFMVFLHKYEHIDSTLLKTLAASSFAIYFLHGWIIYLISTVQSYYRPYYGLHLLPILSPLVIWASYAVAKRVKKKFPNKSRMLIGW from the coding sequence ATGCATCTGAGATCTTTTGAGTATTTTCGAGCGGTTGCGATTGTTCTGATTGTAATTGGCCATTGCTACGGCATCGCCGGATGGGTGATCGACAGTTTTGGGGAGCGGGTGGTGGCCAATATGATTTCGGGTGGGACATCCCTTTTCGTTTTCATTTCAGGATTTCTTTTTCATCATGTTTTCTATCCAAAATTTGTTTATCGCAAATTTTTGGAAAAGAAATTCAAGAATGTGTACGTACCATATCTCATTTTGTCCGTTCTGCCCATTATCTGGGCTTTGGTCATAAAAGCGCCATTTCCGGATTTTTATTTTGGTCCTGAACCTACTTTCTACGATCAGATTGTCCGCCCAACGCTTCTGTACTACTGGTATGGAGGTGTCATGGTTTATTGGTATATTCCTTTCATCATGGCCATGTTTATAATATCCCCTTTGTTCATTTGGTTTATAAGAATAGATCTGCGTAAAAAAATATATATAATATCAATTCTTTCTTTGATATCAATTTTTATGCATAGACCTGTAAATAATTGGTCCATAGTTCAGTCTGTTGTATATTTTTCTCCTGTTTACATGTTCGGTATTTTATGTTCGATGGAAAGAGATTTCATATATGAAAAATTTAAAGGAAAGGATTTCAACCTGTTAGGATGTGCAATTTTTTTGGCCGTGGTGCAGGCTGTTTTTTTTGATGCGTGTGGAAATTTGCAGAAAAAACCTTTTGAATTCAATTGGATCGATATAGCTTTTGTACAGAAGCAGATATTGTGTGTCTATTTCATGGTCTTTTTGCATAAATATGAACATATTGATAGCACGTTACTAAAAACACTTGCGGCCTCAAGTTTTGCCATTTATTTTCTGCATGGCTGGATCATTTATCTCATTTCAACGGTTCAGTCATATTACAGGCCATATTACGGGCTGCATCTTTTGCCCATCCTGTCGCCGCTTGTCATCTGGGCTTCCTACGCAGTGGCCAAGCGGGTCAAAAAGAAATTTCCCAACAAGAGCCGCATGCTCATCGGCTGGTAG
- a CDS encoding hybrid sensor histidine kinase/response regulator produces MRLAFFQSLRAMLFGLVLLSVLPALGIILFNGLQSRDDAFRHAEEELIRIVTAMAGVQHRTSEVTRQTLSTLSVMDRVQNQDVAGCMAIFKRILLHNPLYTNIALTDPRGEVLASAVPMSFGSLADRKHFRDAMRTRDFSPGEYIVSRGTSIPSFAFAYPLLDGLGQVKGVLTVALDLTRLHSFFVEQHLPDDSYIGIADHEGRRIFRSVVDESFPLGEFVSPVASAKSKQGGGSGVFVSKGSDGLSRMNAFYKIRHAPGAEPYMTIFVGVPEASIGADAHKAMATGLLLSACAALLALVMAWVAERAFFMPRINALVMAAERFRTGDYTRPTGVDHDAGELGLVAGALDRMALERRIAQDDLNRAKEAAEDASRSKSEFLANMSHEIRTPLNGVLSMLQLLETTAPDVEQQEYLEAAIRSTNRLSRLLSDILDLSRIESNKMVIQEESFALADVRQSIIDIFGTPAREKGVRLEVRTDPRIPAHLFGDEVRLRQILFNLVGNAVKFTPKGRIDVSFVLVSAVGESPCQIRCTVQDSGVGIPSERLKDIFEPFIQVDGSCVRTHQGAGLGLAIVRRLVDLMQGQIQIESVQGEGTSVGVTLPFAVGSSEPARTQREDMAADLGGRRFLLVEDDGVNRMAMERILAKFGCEVISATNGREAIEILDREHVDLVFMDVQMPVMDGMEATRIIREELGRDVPIVAMTAYAMAGDRERFLQAGMDAYIAKPVDMAHLKETIISILAKR; encoded by the coding sequence ATGCGGCTGGCTTTTTTTCAATCCCTGCGGGCCATGCTTTTCGGCCTGGTGCTTCTGTCAGTGCTTCCGGCGCTGGGGATCATTTTGTTCAATGGACTCCAGAGCCGCGACGACGCGTTTCGCCACGCCGAGGAAGAGTTGATCCGGATAGTCACGGCCATGGCCGGTGTGCAGCACAGGACCTCCGAGGTGACCCGGCAGACTCTTTCGACCCTGTCGGTCATGGATCGGGTTCAAAACCAGGATGTCGCTGGCTGCATGGCGATCTTCAAGAGAATTCTGCTCCACAACCCCCTTTATACCAACATCGCCCTGACTGACCCACGAGGGGAGGTGCTGGCATCGGCCGTGCCCATGTCCTTCGGCAGTCTTGCGGACCGCAAGCATTTCAGGGACGCCATGCGCACCAGGGATTTTTCCCCGGGAGAATATATCGTTTCCAGGGGAACCTCGATTCCGTCCTTTGCGTTTGCCTATCCCCTCCTGGATGGACTGGGGCAGGTTAAAGGGGTTCTCACCGTGGCTCTCGATCTGACGCGGCTTCATTCATTTTTTGTCGAGCAGCATCTGCCTGACGATTCCTATATTGGCATTGCCGACCATGAGGGCAGACGCATCTTCAGGTCCGTCGTCGATGAATCTTTTCCCCTGGGCGAATTCGTCAGCCCTGTAGCCTCGGCGAAATCAAAGCAGGGCGGGGGCAGCGGGGTTTTTGTCAGCAAGGGTTCCGACGGACTCAGTCGCATGAACGCGTTTTACAAGATCAGACACGCTCCTGGGGCGGAACCGTACATGACCATCTTTGTCGGAGTGCCCGAGGCTTCCATAGGCGCCGACGCCCACAAAGCAATGGCGACGGGCCTTCTTTTGTCTGCCTGCGCGGCCCTGCTGGCCCTGGTCATGGCCTGGGTCGCGGAGAGGGCCTTTTTCATGCCCAGAATCAACGCGCTGGTCATGGCCGCCGAGCGTTTCCGGACCGGCGACTACACCAGACCCACCGGGGTGGACCATGACGCCGGAGAACTGGGTCTTGTGGCCGGAGCCCTCGACCGCATGGCGCTGGAGCGACGGATAGCGCAGGACGATCTGAACAGGGCCAAGGAGGCGGCCGAGGACGCTTCCCGCAGCAAATCCGAATTTCTGGCCAACATGAGCCATGAAATACGAACGCCCCTCAATGGAGTCCTGAGCATGTTGCAGTTGCTTGAGACCACGGCTCCCGATGTCGAGCAGCAGGAATATCTCGAAGCGGCCATTCGTTCCACAAATAGGCTCTCCCGTCTGCTTTCCGACATTCTCGACCTTTCCCGCATCGAATCCAACAAGATGGTCATTCAGGAGGAAAGTTTCGCCCTGGCCGATGTGCGGCAGAGCATCATCGACATCTTCGGCACTCCGGCCCGCGAAAAGGGGGTGCGGCTGGAGGTGCGGACGGATCCGCGCATCCCTGCCCACCTGTTCGGCGACGAGGTCAGACTGCGGCAGATTCTTTTCAATCTGGTGGGCAACGCCGTCAAGTTCACACCGAAGGGTCGGATCGATGTGAGTTTTGTCCTTGTCTCGGCGGTGGGGGAATCCCCCTGCCAAATCCGCTGCACGGTCCAGGACAGCGGAGTGGGCATTCCAAGCGAGCGCCTCAAGGATATTTTCGAGCCGTTCATTCAGGTCGATGGCTCCTGCGTGCGTACGCATCAGGGCGCGGGTCTTGGACTGGCCATCGTGCGCCGTCTGGTAGATCTCATGCAAGGGCAGATACAGATCGAAAGCGTGCAGGGCGAAGGCACCTCGGTCGGCGTGACCCTTCCTTTCGCCGTTGGGTCGAGCGAACCTGCGCGGACGCAACGCGAGGACATGGCGGCAGACCTTGGCGGGCGGCGTTTTCTGCTGGTCGAGGACGACGGGGTGAACCGCATGGCCATGGAGCGGATACTGGCAAAGTTCGGCTGCGAGGTCATAAGCGCCACCAATGGCCGTGAAGCCATCGAAATACTGGATCGCGAGCACGTCGATCTGGTTTTCATGGATGTGCAGATGCCGGTCATGGACGGGATGGAGGCCACGCGGATCATTCGGGAAGAGCTTGGCCGGGACGTCCCCATAGTGGCCATGACCGCCTATGCCATGGCCGGAGACCGGGAGCGCTTCCTGCAAGCCGGAATGGACGCCTACATCGCCAAGCCTGTGGACATGGCGCACCTCAAAGAAACCATCATCTCGATTCTCGCCAAAAGGTGA
- a CDS encoding D-alanine--D-alanine ligase family protein: MSPLHVAVVRESVPDAASPDALDTVLQARSVRESLARCGWRTSEHVLGSDPSALEAALAHRRPDVVFNLVESCHGVSSLACLAPALFRKAGLVYTGADEGSMSLAGDKALARRLMHAAGLPVPCGATLGELQRGVFPGPGRYIVKARFEDASLGLGPDCVVEVRAREELLTVMKELAPRMGGDCVAEGYVSGREFNLALLAEQGGKVRALPLAEMVFDAATPGPAILHYAAKWEQDSADYAASSRSFDLAGDESLVREMTRIGVSCWELFSLAGYARIDFRVGDGGLVRIIDVNPNPCISPDAGFVAAARQAGLDHAALVRDIVLDALERAGRGEKTCRA, from the coding sequence GTGAGCCCTTTGCATGTGGCCGTGGTGCGCGAGAGCGTTCCTGACGCCGCTTCCCCCGACGCCCTCGACACGGTGCTGCAGGCCCGAAGCGTGCGCGAGAGCCTGGCCCGTTGCGGCTGGCGGACCTCGGAGCATGTCCTGGGTTCCGATCCCTCGGCGCTTGAGGCCGCTCTGGCGCACCGCAGGCCCGATGTGGTCTTCAATCTGGTCGAGTCCTGTCATGGGGTGTCCAGCCTCGCATGCCTGGCGCCGGCCCTGTTTCGCAAGGCCGGGCTTGTCTATACCGGGGCGGACGAGGGCAGCATGAGCCTGGCAGGCGACAAGGCCCTGGCCCGGCGGCTCATGCATGCGGCCGGGCTGCCCGTGCCTTGCGGTGCGACGCTCGGGGAATTGCAGCGGGGCGTTTTCCCCGGGCCGGGCAGATACATCGTCAAGGCGCGTTTCGAGGATGCTTCCCTCGGCCTTGGCCCGGACTGCGTCGTCGAGGTGCGTGCGCGCGAAGAGCTGCTGACGGTCATGAAGGAACTGGCTCCGCGCATGGGCGGAGATTGCGTGGCCGAAGGCTATGTTAGCGGCCGGGAGTTCAACCTGGCCCTGCTGGCGGAGCAGGGCGGGAAGGTCCGCGCGCTGCCCCTGGCGGAGATGGTCTTCGATGCGGCGACGCCGGGTCCGGCCATCCTGCACTATGCGGCCAAATGGGAGCAGGACAGTGCGGATTACGCCGCTTCGTCGCGCAGCTTCGATCTTGCCGGGGATGAGTCCCTGGTCCGTGAGATGACGCGGATCGGCGTTTCCTGCTGGGAACTTTTCAGTCTGGCCGGGTACGCACGCATCGACTTTCGTGTTGGCGACGGCGGCCTGGTACGCATCATCGACGTCAATCCGAATCCGTGCATTTCCCCGGACGCGGGCTTTGTGGCCGCGGCCAGGCAGGCCGGGCTGGACCATGCCGCGCTGGTCCGGGACATCGTCCTCGATGCCCTGGAGAGGGCGGGCCGGGGGGAGAAGACCTGCCGTGCATGA
- a CDS encoding KamA family radical SAM protein → MDVVELVAAEPSEIDQELAEPPSLSSLPEDLELGLWAHRKKFMSTHFPGAVQKDWDSWRWQLKNRVTSVEAMARILGVPAPVFEKTRRQLPAAATPYYLWVASRSESVRRCILPDVRETLSLPFETPDPLGEEGHSPVPGIVHRYPDRVLFLVTEFCSTYCRYCTRSRLVGKVGHRSDMRSWQAALDYIREHDEVRDVLLSGGDPLTLPDMKIEWLLSQLRAIPHVEIIRIGSKVPAVLPQRITSKLVRMLRRYHPLFISLHFTHPDEMTPDTAQACNRLADGGIPLGSQTVLLSGVNDDAPTMKRLMHGLIRNRVRPYYLYQCDPIPGSSHFRTPVETGLTIIRNLRGHTSGYCIPTYVIDAPGGGGKVPLQPDYFQGRDEQGIVLRNYENRVFHYPDQLCPQEGSCSLA, encoded by the coding sequence ATGGACGTTGTCGAATTAGTCGCGGCAGAGCCTTCCGAAATCGACCAGGAGCTGGCCGAACCCCCCTCATTATCTTCCCTTCCCGAAGACCTGGAGCTTGGCCTCTGGGCGCATCGCAAGAAATTCATGAGCACGCATTTTCCCGGTGCCGTGCAGAAAGACTGGGACAGCTGGCGCTGGCAGCTGAAGAACCGTGTCACCTCCGTGGAGGCCATGGCGCGGATTCTTGGCGTGCCCGCCCCGGTCTTCGAAAAGACCAGGCGGCAACTGCCCGCGGCCGCCACGCCCTATTACCTGTGGGTCGCCTCCCGCAGCGAGTCCGTGCGACGCTGCATCCTGCCTGATGTGCGTGAAACGCTGAGTCTGCCTTTCGAGACTCCGGACCCGCTCGGCGAGGAAGGGCACAGCCCGGTTCCCGGCATTGTCCATCGCTATCCGGACAGGGTGCTGTTTCTGGTCACGGAGTTCTGCTCGACCTATTGCCGCTATTGCACGCGCTCCCGGCTGGTGGGCAAGGTCGGGCACCGCTCGGACATGCGCAGCTGGCAGGCCGCCCTCGACTATATTCGTGAACATGACGAGGTGCGCGACGTGCTGCTCTCCGGGGGCGATCCGCTGACCCTGCCGGACATGAAGATCGAGTGGCTGCTGTCCCAACTGCGCGCCATTCCACATGTGGAGATCATCCGCATCGGCTCCAAGGTTCCGGCCGTGCTTCCCCAGCGCATCACGTCCAAGCTGGTGCGCATGCTGCGCCGCTATCATCCGCTGTTCATCAGCCTGCACTTCACGCATCCCGACGAGATGACGCCGGACACAGCCCAGGCCTGCAACCGGCTGGCCGACGGCGGCATCCCCCTCGGGAGCCAGACAGTGCTGCTATCCGGCGTCAACGACGACGCGCCGACCATGAAGCGGCTCATGCACGGGCTGATCCGCAATCGCGTCCGGCCCTACTACCTGTACCAGTGCGACCCGATTCCCGGATCGAGCCATTTCCGGACTCCGGTGGAGACGGGGCTGACCATCATCCGGAATCTGCGCGGGCACACTTCGGGCTACTGCATCCCGACCTATGTCATCGATGCTCCCGGCGGCGGTGGCAAGGTGCCGCTGCAACCGGACTATTTTCAGGGCCGGGACGAGCAGGGCATCGTGCTGCGCAACTATGAAAACCGTGTTTTCCATTACCCCGATCAGCTTTGCCCGCAGGAGGGATCATGCTCGTTGGCATGA
- a CDS encoding GNAT family N-acetyltransferase, whose product MHEIFFRDQVRAEDQHAVREIVTSTTFFSASEVDVAEELVAERLAKGEESGYFFVFAEIPGRGPLGYACYGPTPCTESTHDLYWIAVHEEMRGQGLGRKLLAEVEARLRRGKGGKLIAETSSREQYAPTQRFYLSCGFSLEARIRDYYAPGEDILYFTKNIGPLRQE is encoded by the coding sequence GTGCATGAGATTTTCTTTCGTGATCAGGTACGCGCCGAAGACCAGCACGCCGTGCGCGAAATAGTGACCTCCACGACATTTTTCTCGGCTTCCGAGGTGGATGTGGCCGAGGAGCTGGTGGCCGAGCGTCTGGCCAAAGGAGAGGAGAGCGGATATTTTTTCGTGTTCGCCGAGATCCCTGGGCGTGGCCCCCTGGGCTATGCGTGTTATGGCCCCACGCCGTGCACCGAGAGCACCCATGATCTGTACTGGATCGCGGTGCATGAAGAGATGCGCGGTCAGGGGCTGGGCAGGAAACTGCTGGCGGAAGTGGAGGCGCGGTTGCGCAGGGGCAAGGGAGGCAAGCTCATCGCCGAGACGTCGTCACGGGAACAGTACGCGCCGACGCAAAGGTTCTATCTGTCCTGCGGTTTCAGCCTGGAGGCCCGCATTCGCGATTACTATGCCCCGGGTGAGGACATCCTCTATTTTACAAAAAATATCGGGCCCTTGAGGCAGGAATGA
- a CDS encoding D-alanine--D-alanine ligase family protein translates to MLVGMTYDLQQDYLAAGYDRDEVAELDSPVTVEAVRGALLSQGHDVELIGGAGPLVRALAGGRRWDMVFNFAEGMLGLAREAQVPALLDAWDIPYTFSGPEVLALSLHKGWTNAVLRAHDVPTADFRIVNSMDEVEKIDLPFPLFVKPVAEGSSKGVSDKSLVRDRQALREICDHVLRTYRQPALVETFLPGREFTVGILGSGRECRVLGVMEVLATARGDACAYTYANKQEWRERALYELATDGPARQAAEVARAAWQALGCLDAGRVDVRLDERGEARFIEVNPLAGLNPESSDLPILCGKIGLEYAELIRGIMDSAMRRAENRAQRKRT, encoded by the coding sequence ATGCTCGTTGGCATGACCTACGATCTGCAGCAGGACTACCTGGCGGCCGGATACGACAGGGACGAGGTGGCGGAACTGGACAGTCCCGTCACCGTCGAGGCCGTCAGAGGTGCGCTCTTGTCCCAGGGGCACGACGTGGAGCTGATCGGCGGGGCCGGCCCGCTGGTGCGCGCCCTGGCGGGCGGGCGGCGCTGGGACATGGTCTTCAATTTCGCCGAGGGCATGCTCGGATTGGCCCGCGAGGCCCAGGTTCCGGCCCTGCTGGATGCGTGGGACATTCCCTACACCTTCTCCGGGCCCGAAGTGCTGGCCCTGTCCCTGCACAAGGGCTGGACCAACGCGGTGCTGCGGGCGCACGACGTGCCCACGGCCGATTTCAGGATCGTGAACAGCATGGACGAGGTGGAAAAAATCGATCTGCCCTTTCCGCTCTTTGTCAAACCCGTAGCCGAAGGGTCCAGCAAGGGGGTGAGCGACAAGTCCCTGGTCAGGGACCGGCAGGCATTGCGCGAGATCTGCGACCATGTCCTGCGCACGTATCGTCAGCCCGCCCTGGTCGAGACGTTTCTTCCGGGCCGGGAATTCACCGTGGGCATTTTGGGCAGCGGCCGGGAGTGCAGGGTGCTCGGGGTCATGGAGGTGCTCGCCACCGCCCGGGGCGACGCGTGCGCCTACACCTACGCCAACAAGCAGGAATGGCGCGAGCGGGCGCTCTACGAACTGGCCACCGACGGCCCGGCTCGGCAGGCCGCCGAGGTGGCCCGCGCGGCATGGCAGGCCCTTGGATGCCTGGACGCCGGGCGTGTCGACGTGCGTCTGGACGAGCGGGGCGAGGCTCGGTTCATCGAGGTCAATCCGTTGGCGGGCCTCAATCCGGAGAGTTCCGACCTGCCCATTCTCTGCGGCAAGATCGGGCTGGAGTATGCCGAACTCATCAGGGGCATCATGGATTCCGCCATGCGCAGAGCCGAAAACAGGGCTCAAAGGAAACGCACGTGA